In Kitasatospora sp. NA04385, a single genomic region encodes these proteins:
- a CDS encoding aminoglycoside phosphotransferase family protein, which translates to MAQPAQFDVPARLAESVRTGSPAGRSWLAGLPELAAERLAGWGLVPERVVEPGGRGSLVLYAHRADDLAPVALKLAGPSAEAAALRTWAGRGAVLLLDEADGALLLERLHGEIPLRSLAEPKAMLEATSLLRRLWVEAPAGHPFPALAEHAGRLAERIAERRSLPSAADAGPLVDEALEALALAADGGGWLLHGEFQHGRVLAADRSPWLAVAPRPLVGDRAYDLAGLVLDRLDTLAAAPGPRGEARRRLSRLAEAVELPADRVRAWTLLRAVDTALGAFAAGDAAAAELHLEFAAWL; encoded by the coding sequence ATGGCACAACCTGCGCAGTTCGACGTCCCCGCGCGCCTGGCCGAGTCGGTGCGGACGGGCTCCCCCGCCGGGCGGTCCTGGCTGGCCGGGCTCCCGGAGCTGGCTGCCGAACGGCTGGCGGGCTGGGGGCTGGTGCCGGAGCGGGTCGTGGAGCCGGGCGGCCGCGGCAGCCTGGTGCTGTACGCGCACCGCGCCGACGACCTGGCGCCCGTGGCGCTGAAGCTCGCCGGGCCGTCCGCCGAGGCCGCCGCGCTGCGGACGTGGGCGGGCCGGGGCGCGGTGCTGCTGCTGGACGAGGCGGACGGGGCACTGCTGCTGGAGCGCCTGCACGGGGAGATCCCGCTGCGTTCGCTCGCGGAGCCGAAGGCGATGCTGGAGGCGACCAGCCTGCTGCGTCGGCTGTGGGTCGAGGCCCCGGCGGGGCACCCGTTCCCGGCCCTGGCGGAGCACGCCGGGCGGCTGGCGGAGCGGATCGCCGAGCGGCGCTCGCTGCCGTCCGCCGCCGACGCCGGCCCGCTGGTGGACGAGGCGCTGGAGGCCCTGGCGCTGGCGGCGGACGGCGGCGGGTGGCTGCTGCACGGGGAGTTCCAGCACGGCCGGGTGCTGGCGGCGGACCGTTCGCCGTGGCTCGCGGTGGCGCCGCGCCCGCTGGTGGGCGACCGGGCGTACGACCTGGCGGGCCTGGTGCTGGACCGGCTGGACACCCTGGCCGCCGCCCCGGGTCCGCGCGGGGAGGCCCGGCGCCGGCTGTCCCGGCTCGCGGAGGCGGTGGAGCTGCCCGCCGACCGGGTCCGGGCCTGGACCCTGCTGCGGGCGGTGGACACCGCGCTGGGGGCGTTCGCGGCGGGCGACGCCGCGGCGGCCGAACTCCATCTGGAGTTCGCCGCCTGGCTGTGA
- a CDS encoding ferritin-like domain-containing protein — MQAALAAEHAAVYGYGVVGAFLPAGPQREDARSTYAAHQARRDGWQRVLAAGGASPTAAAPGYRLPFQVQDGPTATRLAAYLETQLTAAYADLTAAPALRAQAAAALRESALRAAHWGADLPALPGLADAD; from the coding sequence CTGCAGGCGGCGCTCGCCGCCGAGCACGCGGCCGTCTACGGCTACGGCGTGGTCGGCGCGTTCCTGCCCGCCGGGCCCCAGCGCGAGGACGCCCGCAGCACGTACGCCGCGCACCAGGCCCGGCGCGACGGCTGGCAGCGCGTCCTCGCCGCGGGCGGCGCCTCCCCCACCGCCGCGGCCCCCGGCTACCGCCTCCCCTTCCAGGTCCAGGACGGCCCGACCGCCACCCGGCTGGCCGCCTACCTGGAGACCCAGCTCACCGCCGCCTACGCCGACCTGACCGCCGCCCCCGCCCTGCGCGCGCAGGCCGCCGCCGCCCTGCGCGAGTCCGCCCTGCGGGCCGCCCACTGGGGCGCCGACCTCCCCGCCCTCCCGGGCCTCGCCGACGCGGACTGA
- the rimP gene encoding ribosome maturation factor RimP — protein sequence MSTTPTDRLRALLEPLAAEAGLDLEEVKVTQAGSRRQVQIDVDADGGVDLDAIAEFSRLVGRALDESDLMGETPYLLEVGSPGAERPLSEPRHWRRATGRLAAVKLVDGAELTARVLESDEDGALVEVQPVKGRGRPKERRLEFAEIARARVQVEFNRKDEELLDAAADIADVDEEEEEA from the coding sequence ATGAGCACCACCCCCACTGACCGGCTGCGCGCTCTGTTGGAGCCGTTGGCCGCCGAGGCCGGGCTCGACCTCGAAGAGGTCAAGGTGACCCAGGCCGGCAGCCGCCGCCAGGTGCAGATCGACGTGGACGCCGACGGCGGCGTGGACCTCGACGCGATCGCGGAGTTCTCCCGCCTGGTGGGCCGGGCGCTGGACGAGTCGGACCTGATGGGCGAGACCCCGTACCTGCTGGAGGTCGGTTCCCCGGGCGCCGAGCGCCCGCTGAGCGAGCCGCGGCACTGGCGCCGGGCGACCGGCCGGCTGGCGGCGGTCAAGCTGGTGGACGGCGCGGAGCTGACCGCGCGGGTGCTGGAGAGCGACGAGGACGGCGCGCTGGTCGAGGTGCAGCCGGTGAAGGGGCGCGGCCGCCCCAAGGAGCGCCGACTGGAGTTCGCCGAGATCGCGCGGGCCCGGGTGCAGGTCGAGTTCAACCGCAAGGACGAGGAACTGCTCGACGCCGCCGCCGACATCGCGGACGTGGACGAAGAGGAAGAGGAGGCGTAG